The following are from one region of the Nitrospirota bacterium genome:
- a CDS encoding transglycosylase SLT domain-containing protein yields MKTFKSLLAGSIVLIWTVLIIAVAGNNEARAEDPFSISAYLNDSIFNSEHIASSGDMPQYILEKTALYLKSFTTSKRDLFQKWLDQSIPHMLLIKKILREEGLPEDLAFLPLIESGFNVNARSSAKATGMWQFMATTGAHYGLEVNSWIDERRDPVKSTRAAARHLKDLYETFGSWPLALASYNAGSGKIKRVLDDSSSSTFWEIGQSKALAAETRNYIPKFMAAMIIARNPESFGFTFMEVPAFQYDFLEVPAGMDVSTITERSGISTDLVRSINPELRGNTTPMSEPTYILRLPRGIGTVFLDNFDGLLPAERVVYNEYKIRKGDSVYYIAKKFQTTVSAIRDANKLKKRSRIIAGKTLLVPVRLSYSSNIARLVTPSNISPDITL; encoded by the coding sequence ATGAAAACCTTTAAATCGCTATTAGCCGGCAGTATAGTGCTGATATGGACAGTTCTCATCATTGCTGTTGCGGGAAATAATGAAGCGAGGGCTGAGGACCCTTTTTCAATATCCGCATACCTGAACGATTCTATATTTAACAGCGAACATATTGCTTCATCCGGAGATATGCCGCAATACATATTGGAAAAGACAGCTTTATACCTGAAATCTTTCACAACATCCAAGCGTGATTTATTCCAGAAGTGGCTTGATCAGTCCATACCGCATATGCTTCTCATCAAGAAAATATTGAGGGAAGAGGGCTTGCCGGAAGACCTCGCCTTTCTTCCATTGATCGAGAGCGGGTTCAATGTTAATGCCCGTTCGAGTGCAAAGGCAACAGGCATGTGGCAGTTCATGGCTACTACAGGGGCACATTACGGACTCGAGGTAAATAGCTGGATTGATGAGCGCAGAGACCCTGTCAAGTCCACAAGGGCGGCGGCTCGGCATCTTAAGGATTTATATGAAACGTTCGGTTCATGGCCGCTCGCATTGGCATCATATAATGCAGGAAGTGGAAAAATAAAGAGAGTACTTGATGACAGCAGTTCATCTACATTCTGGGAGATAGGGCAGAGCAAGGCATTAGCAGCTGAAACGAGAAACTATATACCAAAATTTATGGCAGCAATGATAATTGCGAGGAACCCGGAGTCCTTCGGTTTCACCTTCATGGAAGTCCCTGCTTTTCAATACGACTTTTTGGAGGTTCCAGCCGGAATGGACGTAAGCACTATTACAGAACGGTCAGGCATCAGCACTGATTTAGTACGCTCTATTAATCCGGAATTGAGGGGTAATACAACTCCTATGAGCGAACCTACTTATATTTTACGCCTTCCAAGGGGTATTGGTACTGTTTTCCTGGATAATTTTGATGGTCTCCTGCCTGCTGAAAGGGTCGTATATAACGAATACAAGATAAGAAAAGGCGACAGTGTATATTATATTGCAAAGAAATTTCAAACCACGGTTTCTGCTATCAGAGATGCAAATAAACTTAAAAAGAGAAGCCGTATTATAGCTGGTAAAACCCTTCTTGTTCCAGTAAGGCTTTCATATTCCAGTAATATAGCAAGACTTGTAACACCTTCCAATATCTCTCCTGACATCACCCTTTAA